A DNA window from Mariprofundus aestuarium contains the following coding sequences:
- a CDS encoding SPOR domain-containing protein: protein MSDKTDKGLESSPDNLSADDTFTWSTPYASETSLQGVAIDFDDTEESASENPHDTADDSDISPQPPLDLGTPAHNEPEPEFEKVTASEPEAEVPGKGGSSTLATVLSIAAILLSSAAILLNFSDSGSSTWKQEKVALEMQAELNEQRHLELKQQLERRITALEARQEFLGDSLQMQASRIDSKFGMATAPVTADTPVEKPETSAPVAASEPTGWAVNLMSMDDKEAATQEKTRLNALGVPAEISPFYIDKTLKYRIRISGFSDQAAAETYKEKLDSQYGIKDAWVYKP, encoded by the coding sequence ATGAGTGACAAAACGGACAAAGGTCTGGAATCCAGTCCCGACAATCTCAGTGCTGATGACACCTTCACCTGGTCGACGCCATATGCCAGTGAAACATCGCTGCAGGGTGTGGCTATCGATTTTGATGACACGGAAGAATCAGCTTCTGAAAACCCGCATGATACTGCTGATGATTCAGACATCTCACCTCAACCGCCCCTGGATCTTGGCACTCCTGCGCACAACGAACCGGAACCCGAATTCGAAAAAGTAACTGCCTCCGAACCGGAGGCAGAAGTCCCCGGCAAAGGAGGGAGCAGCACACTCGCTACTGTTCTTTCCATCGCAGCCATCCTGCTCTCCTCGGCAGCCATCCTGCTCAATTTTTCAGATTCAGGCTCATCCACGTGGAAGCAGGAGAAGGTGGCGCTGGAGATGCAGGCGGAGCTGAACGAGCAACGTCACCTTGAACTCAAGCAGCAACTTGAACGGCGCATAACCGCACTGGAAGCCAGGCAGGAGTTTCTCGGTGATTCGCTTCAGATGCAGGCCAGCCGCATCGACTCAAAATTTGGCATGGCGACCGCACCCGTGACTGCCGATACCCCTGTCGAAAAACCTGAAACTTCAGCGCCAGTAGCAGCCAGTGAGCCTACGGGCTGGGCGGTAAACCTGATGTCGATGGATGATAAAGAGGCGGCGACCCAGGAGAAGACACGCCTAAATGCACTCGGTGTTCCGGCTGAGATAAGCCCCTTTTACATCGATAAAACACTGAAGTACCGCATCCGTATCAGCGGCTTTTCCGATCAGGCAGCGGCGGAAACCTATAAAGAGAAGCTGGACTCACAGTATGGCATCAAAGATGCTTGGGTGTATAAACCATAA
- the tsaA gene encoding tRNA (N6-threonylcarbamoyladenosine(37)-N6)-methyltransferase TrmO, with the protein MSKEKPASPPEQSWGRKPAKGTPAKNYTDDFKHTGREPIEISMQPIGVVHSSYRERFAVPRQPSLDDAQEATIELVTGLNLDLAVKDLDGFSHIWVIYWMHLNQGWNTMVTPPRGPKVKRGLFATRAPHRPNSIGLSAVRLIKVEGRTLHIQGHDMLDGTPVLDIKPYLPYADAFPDASSGWVGETGVAEMKESINTGS; encoded by the coding sequence ATGAGCAAAGAGAAACCAGCCTCCCCGCCTGAGCAGAGTTGGGGGCGCAAACCGGCAAAAGGTACACCAGCAAAAAATTACACGGATGATTTCAAGCATACAGGCCGTGAACCCATTGAGATCAGCATGCAGCCGATCGGCGTGGTGCATAGCAGTTATCGCGAACGTTTTGCCGTACCGCGCCAGCCCTCTCTGGATGATGCTCAGGAAGCCACGATTGAGCTTGTAACCGGACTGAATCTGGATCTGGCCGTGAAGGACCTTGATGGTTTCTCGCATATCTGGGTGATCTACTGGATGCACCTGAATCAGGGCTGGAACACCATGGTCACACCGCCGCGCGGCCCGAAAGTCAAACGAGGCCTGTTTGCCACCCGCGCCCCCCACCGCCCCAACAGTATTGGTCTTTCGGCTGTGCGTCTCATCAAGGTAGAGGGCCGCACCCTGCACATTCAGGGCCACGACATGCTTGATGGAACACCCGTACTCGATATCAAGCCCTACCTCCCTTATGCCGATGCTTTCCCCGATGCCAGCAGTGGCTGGGTGGGTGAAACCGGCGTAGCCGAGATGAAGGAATCGATCAACACAGGCAGTTAA
- the clpA gene encoding ATP-dependent Clp protease ATP-binding subunit ClpA — protein MGILSEELEETLNETFHHAHIRRNEFVTVEHLLLGLLDNPNALGVLLGCRADIEKLRLELATFIQDNIATLPVDSGETTASIGLQRVIQRAVMHVQASGKREVTGGHVLVAIFSEKDSHAVHYLNRMGITRLDVVSFMAHGAFSDESREGEPGTEAPAIEHEQAEPNASPLQRYCINLSKRAQEGKIDPLIGRKVELGRCVQILCRRRKNNPLLVGEAGVGKTAIAEGLALRIEAGETSDVIRNATIYALDMGALLAGTKYRGDFEERLKAVLSALEREDHAILFIDEIHTIIGAGAASGGTMDASNLLKPALANGELRCIGATTYQEFRNLFEKDRALARRFQKIDIPEPSVGETIEILKGLKSRLEEHHSVRYSQAAIEQAAKLAKRHLSERQLPDSAIDVLDEAGAAMRVRPEEKRRKQINVHDIESMIASIARIPQQQVSSSDKKRLANLDRDLKLSVFGQDKAIDMLSASIKLSRAGLSHPEKPIGSFLFSGPTGVGKTEVARQLARIMGVELIRFDMSEYMESHTVSRLIGAPPGYVGFDQGGLLTEAISKNPHAVLLLDEIEKAHPDLFNLLLQVMDHGTLTDNNGRKADFRHVVLIMTSNAGAFEMQQGSIGFNPEPQQGKDEAAIKRIFTPEFRNRLDSIIGFAPLGEEIILHVVDKMLIELEMQLQERKVEIVVSDSAKRWLAHNGHDPMMGARPMARLIQEKIKKPLADAILFGALQKGGVAVIDCEDDKLVVRQQESETA, from the coding sequence ATGGGAATACTGAGTGAAGAGCTGGAAGAGACACTGAACGAAACATTCCATCATGCACATATTCGAAGGAATGAGTTCGTCACTGTCGAACACCTTCTTCTCGGCCTGCTGGATAATCCGAACGCGCTGGGCGTGCTGCTCGGTTGCCGTGCTGACATTGAAAAACTACGGCTGGAACTGGCTACCTTCATTCAGGATAACATAGCCACCCTTCCTGTTGATAGCGGTGAAACCACCGCCAGCATCGGCCTTCAGCGCGTCATTCAGCGCGCCGTGATGCATGTACAGGCATCTGGCAAACGCGAAGTGACCGGTGGACACGTACTGGTTGCCATTTTCTCTGAGAAAGATTCGCACGCTGTTCATTATCTCAACCGTATGGGCATCACCCGTCTGGATGTCGTCAGTTTCATGGCCCACGGGGCGTTCAGCGATGAGTCCCGCGAGGGAGAGCCGGGCACTGAGGCACCGGCTATTGAGCATGAACAGGCCGAACCCAATGCTTCCCCCCTACAGCGTTACTGCATCAACCTTTCAAAACGGGCTCAGGAAGGAAAAATCGACCCTCTGATCGGTCGCAAAGTAGAGCTCGGCCGCTGCGTACAGATTCTCTGCCGGCGACGCAAAAACAATCCCCTTCTGGTCGGCGAGGCTGGTGTCGGAAAAACGGCCATTGCCGAAGGTCTGGCGCTGAGAATTGAAGCCGGTGAAACATCAGATGTGATTCGCAATGCCACAATCTATGCACTGGATATGGGCGCGCTGCTTGCCGGCACCAAATACCGTGGTGATTTCGAGGAGCGGCTGAAGGCTGTACTCAGCGCGCTTGAACGTGAGGATCACGCCATCCTCTTTATCGATGAGATTCACACCATTATCGGTGCTGGTGCTGCCAGCGGCGGCACCATGGATGCGTCCAACCTTCTAAAGCCAGCACTGGCCAATGGTGAATTGCGCTGTATCGGCGCCACCACCTATCAGGAGTTCCGCAACCTCTTTGAGAAAGACCGGGCGCTGGCCCGTCGTTTTCAGAAAATTGATATTCCTGAACCAAGTGTTGGAGAAACCATTGAAATTCTTAAAGGATTAAAATCACGGCTTGAGGAGCACCACAGCGTGCGCTACAGCCAGGCTGCCATTGAGCAGGCCGCCAAACTTGCCAAGCGCCACCTGAGCGAGCGTCAGCTTCCCGACTCCGCTATTGATGTGCTCGATGAAGCCGGAGCAGCCATGCGTGTGCGTCCCGAGGAGAAACGGCGCAAACAGATCAATGTGCATGATATCGAATCGATGATCGCATCGATTGCCCGCATCCCGCAACAGCAGGTCTCTTCCTCGGATAAAAAACGGCTGGCCAACCTCGACCGTGACCTGAAACTGTCTGTATTCGGTCAGGACAAGGCAATCGATATGCTCTCCGCCAGTATCAAACTCTCGCGTGCCGGACTGTCGCACCCTGAGAAGCCGATCGGCTCGTTCCTGTTCAGCGGTCCGACCGGTGTCGGTAAAACCGAGGTGGCACGTCAGCTTGCCCGTATCATGGGTGTAGAGCTGATCCGTTTTGATATGTCTGAATACATGGAATCACATACGGTATCCCGCCTTATTGGTGCACCTCCGGGCTATGTCGGTTTTGACCAGGGTGGCCTGCTTACCGAAGCGATCAGTAAAAACCCGCATGCCGTACTGCTGCTTGATGAGATCGAGAAAGCACATCCAGATCTTTTCAACCTGCTGCTGCAGGTGATGGATCACGGCACACTGACTGACAATAATGGTCGCAAGGCTGATTTCCGCCATGTCGTACTGATCATGACCAGCAATGCAGGCGCATTTGAGATGCAGCAGGGCAGCATCGGCTTCAACCCTGAACCACAACAAGGTAAGGATGAGGCGGCGATCAAACGTATCTTCACGCCAGAATTCCGTAACCGACTGGACTCCATCATCGGCTTCGCCCCACTCGGCGAGGAGATCATCCTGCATGTAGTAGACAAAATGCTGATTGAACTGGAGATGCAGCTTCAGGAGCGAAAGGTTGAGATTGTGGTTTCTGATAGCGCCAAACGCTGGCTTGCTCACAATGGCCACGACCCAATGATGGGAGCACGCCCAATGGCGCGTCTGATTCAGGAGAAGATCAAGAAGCCTCTGGCCGATGCGATCCTGTTTGGTGCCCTGCAAAAGGGTGGTGTTGCTGTCATTGATTGCGAGGATGATAAGCTGGTGGTTCGTCAGCAGGAGTCTGAGACTGCATGA
- the clpS gene encoding ATP-dependent Clp protease adapter ClpS: MSNIQMPEIIPKTEAETVEPQLQRPPMFRVVMLNDDFTPMEFVVDIMIRFFHKSEEMANTLMLQIHHQGSAVCGVFPRDIAETKIHQVETASRTAGHPLRCLTEREPDE, encoded by the coding sequence ATGAGCAATATTCAAATGCCGGAAATCATCCCTAAGACTGAGGCAGAAACAGTTGAACCTCAACTGCAACGTCCCCCTATGTTTCGTGTGGTTATGCTCAATGACGATTTTACCCCGATGGAGTTTGTGGTTGATATTATGATCCGCTTCTTCCATAAATCGGAAGAGATGGCCAACACCCTAATGTTGCAGATCCACCATCAGGGCAGTGCCGTATGTGGTGTGTTTCCACGCGATATTGCGGAAACCAAGATCCACCAGGTTGAAACAGCCAGCCGTACTGCAGGGCATCCTCTACGTTGCCTGACGGAACGGGAGCCGGACGAATAA
- a CDS encoding HAD-IA family hydrolase, producing MAELKCILWDVDGTLADTERDGHRVAFNMAFGEAGHKREWDVPTYGELLAVTGGKERIRFDIDRGDMHEMPYDEIAGLHARKTAHYETLIAEGRIPLRPGVRRLLEEAYEAGITLGVSTTTTPSALDALIEHSLGPEWFDRFAVLAAGDIVPAKKPAPDIYNYAMEQLGVSPENTLALEDSENGWRSAHAAGLKCVVTVNDYTRDHDFSGADLVVSELGEPDGDAVEVLQDLHTLDVHHVKLSHLKAIMHD from the coding sequence ATGGCTGAACTGAAATGCATCCTGTGGGATGTTGATGGAACACTGGCAGATACCGAGCGTGACGGGCATCGCGTAGCCTTCAATATGGCTTTTGGCGAGGCAGGGCATAAGCGCGAATGGGATGTGCCGACCTATGGCGAACTGCTTGCGGTAACTGGCGGTAAGGAGCGCATCCGCTTTGATATTGATCGCGGCGATATGCACGAGATGCCCTATGATGAGATTGCCGGCCTGCATGCGCGCAAAACCGCACATTACGAAACACTGATTGCCGAGGGTCGTATTCCGCTGCGTCCGGGTGTGCGTCGTCTGCTGGAAGAGGCCTATGAGGCGGGTATTACATTGGGTGTCTCCACCACCACAACACCTTCAGCACTGGATGCACTGATTGAACACTCACTCGGGCCTGAGTGGTTCGACCGTTTTGCGGTCCTTGCGGCGGGCGACATTGTGCCGGCCAAGAAGCCGGCACCTGATATCTATAACTATGCCATGGAACAGCTTGGCGTAAGCCCTGAGAACACACTGGCACTCGAAGATTCCGAGAACGGCTGGAGATCAGCCCATGCAGCCGGATTGAAATGCGTCGTGACGGTGAACGATTATACCCGCGACCACGATTTCAGTGGCGCCGATCTGGTTGTCTCCGAGCTGGGGGAGCCGGATGGTGATGCTGTTGAGGTGCTGCAGGATCTGCACACCCTCGATGTACACCATGTGAAGCTGAGTCATCTGAAAGCGATCATGCATGACTGA
- a CDS encoding TatD family hydrolase produces the protein MTDLISLFDTHCHVDFSHFDDDRDAMFERMAAAGVEGCIVVAVDFDHIASLRALAEERDNVWFSVGIHPNHEVDVEPTVEMLCQLADHPRCVAIGETGMDFFRHHVDPEVQEQRFRTHIRAARVLNKPVIVHNRDADAETIRVLREENISECGGVMHCFSADVATANAAIDMGMSISFSGNVTFKRNDELRAVAAQVPDDLLLVETDSPYLAPMPFRGKRNEPAYVRHVGECIAEVRGLKLAELAAQTTRNARVRFRL, from the coding sequence ATGACTGATCTGATCAGCCTTTTTGATACCCACTGCCATGTCGATTTTTCACATTTCGACGATGATCGCGATGCCATGTTTGAACGCATGGCGGCAGCGGGTGTCGAAGGCTGCATCGTGGTGGCTGTTGATTTCGATCATATCGCAAGTTTGAGAGCTTTGGCCGAAGAGCGGGATAATGTCTGGTTCAGTGTTGGCATTCACCCCAACCACGAGGTGGATGTGGAGCCTACTGTCGAAATGCTGTGTCAGCTGGCCGATCATCCGCGCTGTGTAGCGATTGGTGAAACCGGCATGGACTTCTTTCGCCACCATGTGGATCCCGAGGTTCAGGAGCAGCGTTTTCGCACCCATATCCGTGCTGCTAGGGTGCTGAATAAACCGGTAATTGTGCATAATCGCGATGCCGATGCGGAGACCATACGCGTTCTGCGCGAAGAGAATATCTCCGAATGCGGTGGTGTCATGCACTGCTTTTCAGCGGATGTGGCAACTGCCAATGCCGCCATCGACATGGGCATGTCGATCTCCTTTTCCGGCAATGTCACCTTCAAGCGCAACGATGAACTGCGAGCTGTTGCGGCCCAAGTTCCAGATGACCTGCTACTGGTGGAGACTGATTCGCCGTATCTGGCTCCCATGCCATTTCGCGGTAAACGCAACGAGCCTGCTTATGTTCGCCATGTCGGTGAGTGCATCGCCGAGGTGCGCGGTCTAAAACTTGCCGAACTAGCCGCCCAAACCACGCGCAACGCCAGGGTACGCTTCCGCCTCTGA
- a CDS encoding ATPase, producing the protein METFPFEQLKGQPQLNRVLSRWPKAPKSIEETGLRHSFIVDLVIKHIYTLEEFTLEDVVDRVKLPTTIVDGVLEEIQHNKLIEVKGSSGLGRLSNHYVMTDLGTSRAKGLIEISHYIGPAPVSLEAYRRMIELQPVKNIKVKESDVEGAFSHMILTSDMLAQLGPAVNSGCALFLYGPPGNGKTSIAETIARMMPDRVYIPYAVLVDDDVIILYDPVTHVAVDKEDSYSEENELIKHAFPDTRWLEIERPIVMTGGELDLDMLDLEFNPITHFYQAPLQMKANNGIFIVDDFGRQRMDPQDLLNRWIVPLERHTDFLSLQSGIKFEIPFDQLVVFATNIEPKKLVDEAFLRRIRYKIKVDHPAEHEFEQIFRGVCELNGIEYRQEMVTFLLENFYRLSGRPLNACHPRDLISHIIDDADYHCYEPRLTEANLTTAWKTYFVEL; encoded by the coding sequence ATGGAGACCTTTCCTTTTGAGCAACTCAAGGGCCAACCACAACTTAACAGAGTCTTAAGTCGCTGGCCGAAAGCGCCGAAATCGATCGAAGAGACGGGGCTAAGACACTCATTTATTGTTGATCTGGTAATCAAACATATCTACACGCTGGAAGAGTTTACGCTGGAAGATGTGGTCGATCGGGTGAAGTTGCCGACCACGATTGTCGATGGGGTTCTCGAGGAGATTCAGCACAATAAGTTGATCGAGGTAAAGGGCTCATCCGGGCTTGGCAGGCTCTCCAATCATTATGTGATGACCGATCTCGGTACCAGTCGCGCAAAGGGGTTAATCGAAATATCACATTATATCGGTCCCGCTCCTGTGTCGCTTGAGGCCTATCGCCGGATGATTGAGCTGCAGCCGGTTAAAAATATCAAGGTGAAAGAGTCTGATGTGGAGGGTGCATTTTCCCACATGATTCTTACCAGTGATATGCTGGCCCAACTTGGCCCGGCAGTGAATTCAGGCTGTGCACTGTTCCTCTACGGCCCTCCCGGTAATGGAAAAACTTCGATTGCCGAAACGATTGCGCGCATGATGCCGGATCGGGTCTACATTCCCTATGCGGTGCTGGTCGATGACGATGTGATCATACTTTACGACCCGGTAACCCATGTGGCCGTAGATAAGGAGGATTCGTACAGTGAAGAGAATGAGCTGATTAAGCACGCTTTTCCCGATACCCGCTGGCTGGAGATTGAACGCCCGATTGTGATGACCGGAGGCGAACTTGATCTCGACATGCTTGATCTTGAGTTTAATCCAATCACCCATTTCTATCAGGCTCCGTTACAGATGAAGGCCAATAACGGCATCTTCATCGTTGACGATTTCGGTCGCCAGCGGATGGATCCGCAGGACCTGCTCAATCGCTGGATTGTACCGCTCGAACGGCACACTGATTTTCTCTCGCTACAGAGCGGTATAAAGTTCGAGATTCCTTTTGATCAGCTGGTGGTGTTCGCTACCAATATTGAGCCTAAGAAGCTGGTGGATGAAGCGTTTTTGCGTCGTATTCGCTACAAGATCAAGGTCGATCACCCGGCCGAGCATGAGTTTGAACAGATTTTCAGGGGTGTGTGCGAGCTCAATGGTATTGAGTATCGGCAGGAGATGGTCACGTTCCTGTTGGAGAATTTCTATCGTCTTTCGGGAAGGCCCCTGAATGCCTGTCATCCTCGCGATCTGATCAGTCATATTATCGACGATGCGGATTATCACTGTTATGAGCCGAGGTTGACGGAAGCGAACCTGACCACGGCATGGAAAACCTACTTCGTAGAGCTGTAG
- a CDS encoding ATPase encodes MERLLGDQLKDKHLLTDDQLKQALERQRLHGGRLGTNLVALGFLSEDQLGSFFHRKPLSPQSVEETGLRLSFIIDLVTKHLFTLGEFTLHDVVERVKLPTPIIDEVLEEIQRNHMVEVKGSSGSSGFGRMSYRYILTDRGKARAQELIGISRYVGPAPVPLHAYRRMIEVQTVKNILVKESSVLEAFSHLIVGGELLTRLGPAISSGRALFLYGPPGNGKTAIAETIARVMPETVYIPYAVLVDDDVIMLYDPVTHEAVNQEGSVAAENELIKRDLPDSRWLEIKRPIVMAGGELDLGMLDLEFNDISRFYQAPLQMKANNGIFIIDDFGRQQMDPQDLLNRWIVPLERHTDFLSLQSGMKFEIPFDQLVIFSTNLEPKKLVDEAFLRRIRYKIKIDHPSEDEFERIFRAVCESNEVEYRKEMVDFLMERFYRRSGRPLNACHPRDLIDHIIDDAHYHCYQPELTEASLTAAWETYFVEL; translated from the coding sequence ATGGAAAGGCTTCTTGGTGATCAACTCAAGGACAAACATCTACTTACCGACGACCAGCTGAAACAGGCGCTCGAGCGCCAGCGACTGCACGGTGGACGCCTCGGTACTAATCTTGTCGCACTCGGATTTTTAAGCGAAGATCAACTGGGTTCATTCTTCCATCGCAAGCCACTCTCGCCGCAGTCGGTCGAAGAGACGGGCCTCCGCCTCTCTTTTATCATCGATCTGGTGACCAAGCACCTCTTTACCCTTGGCGAGTTCACACTGCATGATGTGGTCGAAAGAGTGAAACTGCCGACGCCGATCATCGATGAGGTACTGGAGGAGATCCAGCGCAACCATATGGTCGAGGTGAAGGGGTCATCCGGCTCATCGGGGTTTGGCCGAATGTCCTATCGTTATATTCTGACCGATCGCGGTAAAGCCCGTGCGCAGGAGTTGATTGGAATTTCACGTTATGTCGGACCTGCCCCTGTGCCGCTGCATGCTTATCGTCGCATGATTGAGGTGCAGACGGTCAAAAACATTCTGGTGAAGGAGTCATCTGTGCTGGAGGCCTTTTCACACCTGATCGTTGGTGGTGAGCTGCTAACCCGTCTTGGTCCCGCGATCAGCTCAGGTCGCGCACTGTTTCTCTACGGTCCTCCGGGAAACGGTAAAACGGCTATCGCCGAAACCATTGCCAGGGTGATGCCGGAGACAGTCTATATCCCTTATGCAGTGCTGGTCGATGATGATGTGATCATGCTTTACGATCCGGTGACCCATGAGGCCGTGAATCAGGAGGGTTCGGTTGCGGCCGAAAACGAACTGATCAAACGCGATCTTCCCGATTCCCGCTGGCTTGAGATCAAGAGGCCGATTGTGATGGCCGGAGGCGAACTCGATCTCGGCATGCTTGATCTTGAGTTCAATGATATCTCCCGCTTTTATCAGGCGCCGCTGCAGATGAAGGCCAATAATGGCATCTTCATTATTGACGATTTCGGCCGCCAGCAGATGGATCCTCAGGATCTTCTCAATCGCTGGATTGTACCGCTTGAACGTCACACTGATTTTCTCTCGCTGCAGAGCGGCATGAAATTTGAAATTCCGTTCGATCAGCTGGTGATCTTCTCCACCAATCTTGAACCGAAGAAACTGGTGGACGAGGCATTCCTGCGCCGTATCCGCTATAAGATCAAAATTGATCACCCGAGTGAGGATGAGTTCGAACGGATTTTTCGGGCGGTATGCGAATCCAATGAGGTCGAATACCGAAAGGAGATGGTCGATTTCCTGATGGAGCGCTTTTACCGTCGCTCAGGAAGACCATTGAATGCCTGCCATCCGCGCGATTTGATCGATCACATCATTGATGATGCGCACTACCACTGTTATCAGCCGGAGTTGACCGAAGCGAGTCTAACCGCTGCGTGGGAAACCTATTTCGTAGAGCTTTAG
- a CDS encoding HD-GYP domain-containing protein, translated as MFDSMSGDDAKTALNFLFSAALDIEVETDHKQFIEKVLFHARKIFNASAGSIALIDGDHLQFMTLQNDEIDISQLIGSHHRIPLRKDSIAGYVALTGEMLHINDPYNLPEGVPYRFNSAVDKKTGFRTEAILAVPLRHPAEGVIGTLEILNPRDKIFHELNIGIAKGFSSIASANIVSKRLQGSLKRAYLETLVRLGLAAEYKDEDTFQHIQRIRHSSKIIARQLGFSEEEQDNIFHASAMHDVGKVSIPDGILNKKGKLDAEEWKIIQSHPEKGASILAGSDTKILQMSEEISRYHHEKWNGKGYPEGLKEEQIPLTARIVAVTDVFDALVQERPYKKAWPLQDALDLIQRERGEHFDPMVVDAFFACKNEIVNVQRVNGTIFE; from the coding sequence ATGTTTGACTCAATGAGTGGAGATGATGCAAAAACCGCACTGAATTTTCTTTTTTCAGCAGCGCTCGATATTGAGGTGGAAACGGACCATAAGCAGTTCATTGAAAAGGTTCTGTTTCATGCAAGGAAAATATTTAATGCATCGGCTGGCAGCATCGCATTGATTGATGGCGACCACCTGCAATTCATGACACTTCAGAATGATGAAATTGACATCAGCCAACTTATTGGAAGTCATCACAGGATTCCTCTCCGTAAAGACAGCATTGCCGGCTATGTCGCGCTTACAGGAGAAATGCTTCATATCAATGATCCATACAACCTGCCAGAAGGTGTTCCATACCGGTTCAATTCAGCCGTTGATAAGAAGACTGGATTCAGAACCGAAGCAATCCTTGCTGTTCCATTGCGTCACCCCGCTGAAGGTGTGATCGGAACACTCGAAATTTTGAATCCAAGGGACAAGATATTCCATGAACTAAATATCGGTATTGCCAAGGGTTTTTCATCTATTGCATCTGCAAACATCGTCAGTAAACGCCTTCAGGGGTCGCTGAAGAGAGCCTACCTGGAAACGCTGGTCCGTCTGGGACTTGCCGCTGAATATAAGGACGAAGACACATTCCAGCATATTCAGAGAATCAGACATTCATCCAAGATCATTGCACGCCAGCTTGGTTTTTCTGAGGAGGAGCAGGATAACATCTTTCATGCATCAGCCATGCATGACGTTGGCAAGGTGAGTATCCCGGATGGGATACTGAACAAGAAAGGAAAACTCGATGCAGAAGAGTGGAAAATCATTCAATCCCACCCGGAAAAGGGCGCATCAATACTGGCAGGTTCCGATACAAAGATACTCCAGATGAGTGAGGAGATCTCCAGGTATCACCATGAAAAGTGGAATGGCAAGGGATACCCCGAAGGGCTGAAGGAGGAGCAGATTCCACTTACTGCCAGAATTGTTGCGGTTACCGATGTGTTTGATGCACTTGTGCAGGAGAGACCCTACAAAAAAGCCTGGCCTTTACAGGACGCGCTTGACCTGATTCAGAGAGAACGAGGCGAGCACTTTGATCCCATGGTTGTGGATGCTTTTTTTGCCTGTAAGAATGAGATTGTTAATGTTCAGCGGGTCAATGGGACGATTTTTGAATAG